From the Desulfovibrio sp. JC010 genome, one window contains:
- the flgN gene encoding flagellar export chaperone FlgN — MIKLIKANLDRQSKAVLLLSMLLQEEFSLLMNKDPQGVTGVELVIQELMRQISAERMSLKSFIQKIDPAAQRLGQVLPAIEDGQRKDIEKLLGRIDEHEQKCGVQATKNHQLAQALLEQSSSMLDFLHKEITPKEQNVYSARGRYFNPKPQASLINGRL, encoded by the coding sequence ATGATCAAGCTCATAAAGGCAAATCTTGACAGGCAGTCAAAGGCGGTCTTGTTGCTTTCTATGCTTCTTCAGGAAGAATTTTCCCTGCTTATGAATAAAGATCCGCAGGGAGTTACCGGAGTAGAACTGGTAATTCAGGAGCTTATGCGCCAGATTTCAGCAGAGCGTATGTCTCTGAAGTCCTTCATTCAAAAAATTGACCCTGCGGCCCAGAGGTTGGGACAGGTACTTCCCGCCATCGAGGACGGACAGCGCAAGGATATTGAAAAGCTGCTGGGAAGGATTGATGAGCATGAGCAGAAATGCGGTGTGCAGGCCACCAAGAACCATCAGCTGGCTCAGGCCCTGCTGGAGCAGTCTTCTTCCATGCTGGATTTTCTGCACAAGGAAATTACACCCAAGGAACAGAATGTTTATTCCGCGCGTGGACGTTACTTCAATCCCAAGCCTCAGGCTTCATTAATTAACGGGAGGCTGTAA
- a CDS encoding rod-binding protein has protein sequence MIDNAMSAANAQANAESRELQGFKRKLTSLNDRLSGGNEQEKALRDACKKFEAVFMGKIWQQMRKNVPDGGYLSNKYEKQYTAMFDKDFSEKLAEGGGIGLGDMLYDQLRSKLDKASKSTLPGTGNSTALKTLDEVGRQGSVHGAHLTAVNNKSSNGLPGIPLPKPGISLEDEDFSFEQRVERQVSRNAAAESKEQVPLSRTEAMAKIEELARSIEQKHDTKVYVQGVTAEEIGRKLAGI, from the coding sequence ATGATCGATAACGCAATGAGTGCAGCCAACGCACAGGCTAATGCCGAAAGCAGGGAATTGCAGGGGTTCAAACGTAAACTTACCTCTCTTAACGACCGTCTTTCCGGCGGGAATGAGCAGGAAAAAGCCTTGCGTGATGCCTGCAAGAAGTTTGAAGCGGTCTTCATGGGCAAGATCTGGCAGCAGATGCGTAAGAACGTGCCTGATGGCGGCTATCTGTCCAACAAGTATGAAAAGCAGTACACGGCCATGTTTGATAAGGATTTTTCCGAAAAGCTGGCCGAGGGCGGCGGTATCGGGTTGGGAGACATGCTTTATGACCAGCTGCGCTCCAAGCTGGATAAAGCCAGCAAGTCCACCCTGCCGGGTACCGGTAATTCCACTGCGCTCAAGACTCTGGATGAAGTCGGTCGTCAGGGTTCCGTGCACGGTGCCCATCTGACTGCCGTCAATAACAAATCTTCCAACGGACTGCCGGGAATCCCTCTGCCCAAACCGGGAATTTCTCTTGAAGATGAGGATTTCTCTTTTGAGCAGCGTGTTGAGCGGCAGGTGAGTCGCAATGCTGCCGCAGAATCCAAGGAGCAGGTTCCCCTGAGCAGGACCGAGGCCATGGCTAAAATTGAAGAGCTTGCACGCAGCATTGAGCAGAAGCATGACACAAAAGTTTATGTACAGGGGGTAACTGCTGAAGAAATTGGCAGGAAACTTGCTGGTATATAA
- a CDS encoding flagellar basal body P-ring protein FlgI has product MKFANRMNRISAGLAAAMMPLFIVLMSAQSAEAVRLKDISSFSGVRDNDLVGYGLVVGLSGTGDGTNSAFTITSMINMLEKMGVQVDRASIKPKNVAAVMVTAKMPVSAKPGAPLDVTVSSIGDSKSLFGGVLLMTPLKGIDGKVYALAQGALTVGGFSAGGEAATASKNVVTVARIPSGATIERSVPFDFNRQQKITINLGVSDFGTTMQVVKRINNVVGGSFANAVDASTVDLAIPEHFRGNMVPLMAALENIEISPDTKAKVVVDEKTGTVVLGRNVRLTKVAIAHGNLQVVIAEGADVSQPGPFAPEGAETVATPETDLQVEEDNNRLMLVEGATLQELVDGLNAIGATPRDLISILRTMKVAGALHAELEVI; this is encoded by the coding sequence ATGAAATTCGCTAACAGGATGAACAGAATATCAGCAGGGCTTGCGGCAGCCATGATGCCCCTGTTTATCGTACTCATGAGCGCGCAGTCCGCGGAAGCGGTCAGACTGAAGGATATTTCCTCTTTCAGCGGCGTGCGAGACAACGATCTGGTCGGCTACGGTCTGGTTGTCGGTCTCTCGGGAACGGGGGACGGAACCAACTCCGCATTCACCATCACCTCCATGATCAACATGCTGGAAAAAATGGGTGTTCAGGTTGACCGTGCTTCCATCAAGCCCAAGAACGTAGCCGCAGTTATGGTCACCGCTAAAATGCCTGTCTCCGCCAAACCCGGTGCGCCCCTTGATGTAACTGTTTCATCCATCGGTGACAGTAAGTCCCTGTTCGGCGGAGTGCTGCTCATGACTCCTTTGAAAGGTATTGACGGCAAGGTTTATGCTCTTGCGCAGGGCGCGCTCACCGTAGGCGGTTTTTCCGCAGGCGGCGAAGCGGCCACAGCCTCCAAGAACGTGGTTACCGTGGCCCGTATTCCTTCCGGTGCCACCATTGAACGTTCTGTTCCTTTTGATTTCAACCGTCAGCAGAAGATTACCATCAATCTCGGTGTTTCCGATTTCGGCACCACCATGCAGGTTGTGAAGAGAATCAATAATGTTGTGGGCGGTTCTTTTGCCAATGCGGTGGATGCTTCTACCGTTGATCTGGCTATTCCCGAACATTTCCGGGGCAACATGGTTCCGCTCATGGCCGCCCTTGAAAATATTGAAATTTCACCGGACACCAAGGCCAAGGTCGTGGTTGACGAAAAGACCGGAACAGTGGTTCTGGGACGCAACGTACGCCTTACCAAGGTCGCAATCGCCCACGGCAACCTGCAGGTGGTCATTGCTGAAGGTGCCGACGTAAGCCAGCCCGGACCGTTCGCCCCCGAAGGTGCTGAGACAGTGGCCACCCCGGAAACCGATCTTCAGGTTGAAGAAGACAACAACAGGCTGATGCTTGTTGAGGGTGCCACCCTGCAGGAGTTGGTTGACGGACTTAATGCCATAGGTGCCACCCCGCGTGACCTCATCTCCATCCTGAGAACCATGAAGGTTGCAGGGGCACTGCATGCGGAGCTGGAAGTGATCTAG
- a CDS encoding flagellar basal body L-ring protein FlgH, whose amino-acid sequence MKKSMLAVLLLSAICAGCSPAKQAPTPMPVMTPPAQYEPEPMNNPGSLFAATDSEYLFDDNRARRIGDIVVVTVSETSKAKHTSDSKAEKTNDTSLAVTAFSAGIATAVDPFNMKGGAGDTPLIGSATSNKFSSTGETKNESTLTASVACRVVRVLPGNVMQVEGARQVRINDETQVLVVRGLLRQRDIGPSNTVASSYLADAHIEVYGRGILADKQRPGWLSRILDNVWPF is encoded by the coding sequence ATGAAAAAATCAATGCTGGCAGTACTGCTTTTATCGGCCATTTGCGCGGGGTGTTCCCCTGCCAAGCAGGCTCCGACCCCCATGCCGGTCATGACTCCGCCTGCCCAATACGAGCCGGAACCCATGAATAATCCCGGTTCCCTTTTTGCGGCTACCGATTCCGAGTATCTGTTTGATGACAACCGTGCCCGGCGCATCGGTGATATCGTTGTGGTAACTGTTTCCGAGACCAGCAAAGCCAAGCACACCTCTGACTCCAAGGCAGAGAAAACAAACGATACCAGTCTGGCGGTGACAGCATTCAGTGCCGGTATCGCCACTGCTGTTGATCCTTTTAATATGAAAGGCGGTGCCGGAGATACTCCGCTGATCGGTTCAGCAACTTCAAACAAATTTTCAAGTACCGGTGAGACCAAAAACGAGTCAACCCTCACCGCTTCAGTGGCCTGCAGGGTGGTTCGGGTTCTTCCGGGCAACGTGATGCAGGTGGAAGGTGCGCGTCAGGTGCGCATCAATGATGAAACTCAGGTGCTGGTTGTGCGCGGACTGCTTCGTCAGCGCGATATCGGCCCCAGCAACACCGTGGCATCCAGCTATCTTGCTGATGCGCATATCGAAGTCTACGGGCGCGGTATTCTTGCTGACAAGCAGAGACCCGGATGGCTTTCCAGAATTCTCGACAACGTCTGGCCTTTCTAA